The Chitinivibrionales bacterium DNA segment CTAGTGTAAAGTCGGATTTCTGGCATCAATGATTGTCTTGTTCGAGGGGCGTTGCGGGGCGGGCCCCGCTGTGAGGGGTGTGCCGAAGACTCCGCAGTCCCGCTGCCGGCGGGACGAGGAGGCTGAGGCCAGGGGAGATACCTCTCCCCGCCAGATTTTTTTATCAATGATAATAAAATTCAAGGAGGTTCACGTTGGACATCATCAAACTCAAGGCGCGGCCGCGGGCAGGGTCGGGAAAATCCTATACGCGCAAGGCGCGTGTCAGCGGGTGGATTCCCGCCATTTATTACGGCCGCAGCAGGCAGCCCACAACCATTGAGATAGACGCGAACGAGTTTACCCGTCTCGTGCGGGCGAAAAAAACCAGAAGCCTTTTCAACCTCAGCCTCACCGAGGAAGAGGGCAAGGAGGCCGTTGCGATCATCAAGGAGATCCAGCGCGACACCATCGACAGGAAACGCTTCCTGCACATAGATTTTCAGCGCGTGGCCATGGACGAAAAGGTGACCGTGGGCGTTCCGGTCGAGCTCACTGGCCTGCCTCCCATCGGCGTCAAGGAAATGGGCGGCGTTCTGCAGCATCCGGCCAAGATCATCAGAGTGGAATGCCTGCCGGCAAATATCCCCGAAAAAATCAGCGTCGACGTTTCGATGCTCAAAATCGGGGACTCGGTGCACGTCCGCGACATCACGGTGCAGAACGCCGTGATAAAAGATTCCCCGGACGAAGTCGTCGCGGTGGTGATCGTGCCCACCGAAGAAGTGGTCACGGCTCCGGAGCCCACCGCAGCGGTGGAAGGCGCCGAAGGCGCGGTTCCCGCGGCGGAAGGCGCGGAAGGCGCAGAGGCCGCCGCCGCTCCTGCAGCAGAAGGCGCGGAAGGCGCAGCTGCGAAGCCCGGTGCGCCGGCCGCCGGCGGAAAGCCCGGCGCTCCCGCAAAACCAGGCGCCCCGGCTGCGGCGAAGCCAGGTGCGCCCGCAAAACCCGGAGTTGCTCCTGCAAAACCGGGCGCCGCTCCTGCAAAACCAGGCGCGGCCCCTGCTGCGGCACCCGGCAAGGACGCAAAAGGCGCAAAGGGCGGCAAGTAAAAACACCGGCAACAGAAGTATTTGGAACCTGTGGCGGCATTTGTCAATTTTTTACGGTTCTTTTCCAGGAAAAAGCCGCCCGCGGGCACCGATGTCATCATTTTCGGCATCGGCAATCCCGGGCAGAAATACGAGGGCACCAGGCACAACGTGGGTTTCATGGTGCTCGATTGCCTGGCGCAATCGTTATCGGGCGCGGCCGTCCGCAGCGAGGCGTTGTTTGACGCCCGCACCGGAACGCTTCGCGGAAAGAAAGTTGCTCTTGTCAAGCCCACAACGTTCGTGAACCGCTGCGGCGAGGCCTTTTCGGCAAGCGGCGGGCTGTTCGCGGTGCCGAAAGCGGCGTGCCTCGTTGTCGCGGACGATTTCAACCTGCCGCTCGGCGCGATCAGGCTCAGGCGCGGCGGGTCGGACGGCGGACACAACGGGCTGGCGTCGATCATCGAACGCACCGGGCCCGATTTTCCGCGGCTGCGCGTGGGCATCGGCCCGCTTCCGCAGGGCGAAGGCTCGGTCGATTTCGTGCTGGGAAAATTTACCGAATCCGAAACCGCCCGTCTCGATGCGGCGGTGAAATGCGCGGCGGATGCCGCGGCGGCGTTCTGCAGCGACGGCATAGACAAGGCGATGAACCGGTATAACAGGAGTATGGAAAAAAACAGCCGGCCATGACCGGCATTCAGTAATAACAGCAACACATCCAATCATCCTGCTTCACGGGCGCGTAACAAAGGGAATGCGCGCATGAGTGAAGCCGCTAGACCAAAGGAGGCTCACGTTGAAACGACCCTACGAATCTGTCGTCATTTTTGACGCAACTCTTCCCGAAATCACGATCCATGGCGAAAACGCCAAGCTGGAAGAGTTCTTCCGCAAGAACGCCGCATTTGAAAAGACCGTGGTGATGGGCAAGAAGATGCTTGCATATCCCATCCGGAAGAAGAAGACCGGCATTTTCCACCTGTATCTTTACAGCGGCGAAGGGGACGTTGCCGGCAAGCTGGAAAAACACCTCAAGCTCAACGAGACCGTGCTCCGTCATCTGAGCGTGGGACGGGTGCCGGGGACCTCCAGGCTCGTCGAGGCATCAACACCAACGGAAGGGGCGCAGGCATAATGTATAAAAGAAGCCGATCGAGAAAAGTGTGCTGGTTCGACCAGAAT contains these protein-coding regions:
- a CDS encoding 50S ribosomal protein L25, which gives rise to MDIIKLKARPRAGSGKSYTRKARVSGWIPAIYYGRSRQPTTIEIDANEFTRLVRAKKTRSLFNLSLTEEEGKEAVAIIKEIQRDTIDRKRFLHIDFQRVAMDEKVTVGVPVELTGLPPIGVKEMGGVLQHPAKIIRVECLPANIPEKISVDVSMLKIGDSVHVRDITVQNAVIKDSPDEVVAVVIVPTEEVVTAPEPTAAVEGAEGAVPAAEGAEGAEAAAAPAAEGAEGAAAKPGAPAAGGKPGAPAKPGAPAAAKPGAPAKPGVAPAKPGAAPAKPGAAPAAAPGKDAKGAKGGK
- the pth gene encoding aminoacyl-tRNA hydrolase, which produces MAAFVNFLRFFSRKKPPAGTDVIIFGIGNPGQKYEGTRHNVGFMVLDCLAQSLSGAAVRSEALFDARTGTLRGKKVALVKPTTFVNRCGEAFSASGGLFAVPKAACLVVADDFNLPLGAIRLRRGGSDGGHNGLASIIERTGPDFPRLRVGIGPLPQGEGSVDFVLGKFTESETARLDAAVKCAADAAAAFCSDGIDKAMNRYNRSMEKNSRP
- the rpsF gene encoding 30S ribosomal protein S6, with the translated sequence MKRPYESVVIFDATLPEITIHGENAKLEEFFRKNAAFEKTVVMGKKMLAYPIRKKKTGIFHLYLYSGEGDVAGKLEKHLKLNETVLRHLSVGRVPGTSRLVEASTPTEGAQA